From the genome of Blautia hydrogenotrophica DSM 10507:
CTACGGAGAACGCGCCAAAAGTAGGCGTTGAGATTTCTGATATGGGAATGGAAGGTATGTGCGATGGTATCAAAGCTTACTATGAAGGTGCCAGCACGATGGCTGAGATTGCCAAAAAAGCAGTAGAGATGGAAGGAGCAGACTTCCTGGTTCTGTCTTTGGAAGGCGGAGATCCAAACGGAGCAGACAAGTCCATAGATGAGCTGATCGAAGTGGTAAAAGAAGTAGCAAACGCTGTGGACGCTCCACTGGTGGTAGAAGGATGTAAGAATGTTGAGAAAGATGCTGAACTTCTTCCGAAGGTGGCAGATGTTCTTCAGGGAAGAAATGTGCTTCTGCTTTCTGAGAAAGAGGAGAACTACAAAGCGATCGGAGCGGCAGCGGGACTGGCTTATGACCAGATCGTCGGCGCTGAGTCAGCAGTAGATATCAACCTTGCAAAACAGTTGAATGTAGTTACCACACAGTTGGGTGTAAAACCAGAGAAGATCGTGATGAACGTAGGTTCCGCGACAGCAGGATACGGATATGAGTACGTGGTATCCACCATGGACCGTATCAAAGGTGCTGCGTTGTCCCAGAACGATGCAATGCTCCAGATGCCTATTATCACACCGGTTTCTTCAGAGACATATGGCGTAAAAGAAGCAATGGCTTCTGAAGCGGATATGCCGGAATGGGGAGCTCAGGATGACCGTGCAGTATGCATGGAAGTAATCACAGCAGCAGCAGACCTGGCAGCAGGTTCTGATGCAGTGATTCTGAGACATCCTCAGTCTGTAAAAACCATTGCAGCAATGATCAAAGCACTTGCGTAATAGAGAAGATAATAGGAGGATAGAGTTATGGCACTGAATGGTATTCAGATTTTTAAAATGACCCCGAAGAAAAACTGTAAGGAGTGCGGATGCCCTACTTGTATGGCTTTTTCCATGAAAGTGGCTCAGGGTGCAATGGATATTTCCGCTTGTCCGCATATGTCTCAGGATGCGTTGGATGCGCTGTCTGAGGCGACTGCTCCGCCAATGAAGACAATTAAAATCGGAGTTGGCGACAATGAGTACAGCCTGGGCGGAGAGACTGTTCTGTTCAGACATGAGAAGACTTTTGTGAGCAAGACCAGATATGCAGTTGCTCTTTGCACAGATATGGATGACGCAGCTGTGGAAGCAAAACTGGCTGAGATTCCGAAGGTTGATTACGAGCGTATCGGCGAGAGAATGCATGTAGAACTGATCTACGTGAACTGCGGTGAAGGTGCAGATGCTGCGAAATATACTGCGTTAGTAGAGAAAGCAGCTGCATTGGGAAGAACTTTGGTTCTGGGATGTGAAGACCCTGAGATTGCCAAAGCAGCTTTGGCTGTATGCAAAGACAGCAAACCGGTGTTAAACGGTGCAAATGCTTCCAACTATGAGGCGATGAATGCAGTTGCCACTGAGGCAGGCGTTGTGTTGGGTGTTTCTGGCAAAGATTTGAATGAGCTGTATGACACAGTAGCAGCACTGGAGAAAGCTGGAAATAAGAACCTGGTATTGGATGTAACTGGAGAGAATGCTAAGGATACTTTTGCGAACGCAGTACTGGTAAGACGTGCTGCTATCCAGGATGGAGACAGAACTTTTGGTTATCCATCTATTGTAAATCTGGTTAAGATTGCTAGAGGAGATAAGTTTGCACAGGCAGCGCTGGCATCTATGTTTACTATGAAATATGGTTCTGTCATTGTGATGGAAGAGATGACCTACGCAGAGGCGCTTGCGCTGTTTGGCTTGCGTCAGAATGTATTTACCGATCCTCAGAAGCCAATGAAGGTAGAGCCTGGTATTTATCCGATCAACGGAGCAGATGAGAATTCTCTGGTTCTGACAACGGTTGACTTTGCTTTGACTTACTTCGTTGTTTCCGGTGAGCTGGAGCGTTCCGGCGTACCGTGTAACCTGACTGTCAGCGATGCAGGTGGACTGTCTGTTCTGACATCCTGGGCAGCCGGCAAGTTCTCTGGAGGCACAATAGCGAAATTTATCCAGGAAGAAGTAGAGCCTAAGGTGAAATGCAGAAAACTGGTGATTCCAGGAAAAGTGGCAGTTCTGAAGGGGGATATCGAGGCAAAGCTTCCAGGCTGGGAAGTAATTGTTGGACCGAGAGAAGCCGTGCAGTTAGTCAAGTTTTTGAAGGATATGCAGGCTTAATCGAATAAAAACTAAGAAATGTAAAGGAGAACGAGTATGGCAAAATTTGTAGTAATTGGGGAGAGACTTTCAGCGACAGCACCTGCTGTAAATAAGGCGTTTACCGAGAGAGATCCAGAACCAATCCTCTTAAGAGCAAAACAGCAGCTTGACGCAGGTGCTACATATCTGGATGTAAATATCGGACCGGCTGAGAATGACGGAGAAGATCTGATGAAATGGGCAGTACAGCTCCTTCAGAGCAATTTTGACAACGTTCCGCTGGCATTGGATACTGCCAATGCAGCTGCGATTGAGGCAGGTATTTCCGTATACAATCGTGATAAAGGAAAACCGATTGTTAACTCCGCGGATGCGTCAGGAAGAATTCAGTATGTGGACTTGGCGGCTGCAAATGACGCTATTGTCATCGCTCTTTGCAACGGCGAGGGAATCGCGAAAGACAATGACGAACGTATGATGTATATGCAGACGTTGATGGAGCGCGGAATGGAGCATGGAATGGACGTGGAGAATGATATGTGGTTTGACCCGCTATTCCTGGTTACCAAGGGAATGCAGGACAAGCAGATGGAGATTCTCGAGTTCATCAAAATGATCTCTGATATGGGCATGAAGAGTACCGGTGGTCTTTCCAATAATTCCAACGGTATGCCGAAACATATTCGTCCGATTATGGACGCTGCGATGATTGCCATGGCTATGATGCAGGGCTTGACTTCTGCAATCGTAAATCCGAACGATCTTCGTCTGATGGAGACTGTTAAGTCTTGTGATATCATCAAGAATAACAATCTGTACGCAGATTCTTATCTGGAGATCTAATAAAATTTGTTTATCTAAAATGATTTGTGTTCAAGCGTAAGAAAGTCCCTTGTCTGTTTTTTTCAGGCAGGGGATTTTTTGTAATAGGAAAGATCTTGTCATGGTGAATCGTGAAAGCTCTTTCCTATTACAAAAACGCTCCGCTAAGGATGCGCACGCCGCAATAAGGAATTTCACCGCGAGGCGGTGTTGCGGCGGCGCGCAAAGTGGGACGCGCCCCTCAAAGATTGATGGGATGGGGAGTTGAAGTGGGCTTTCCCACTTTGTGCTAAATTACAGCATTGTGAACTATTTAACATGATAATGAAAAATATAACAAAATTATTATAAAATAAATTTTGAATAGGTAATCAATAAAATTAACAAAATTTTTATGCAATTTGCCAGAAAAACTCCGTGATTTGATTGACGATTTTTTAACTTTATGATATATTTTAGATGTGGCAGTTAAGGATGAGCAGAAATCCAGAAGTAGGAAATTGACGTTTCAATTCTAAAATGATAGGTTTTTTCGAGGAAAGATTGTATATTTTCTGTCAATTTTTTGAATTCCTGAAGATGATCTCAGAAGCGAGAAAAGGGCTATTTTGATAGCTGAAAAGGGATTTAGGTTTGAGCTCAGACTTATAGGAAAGATAGGAGAAAGGTGGTTGCCCAATGTACAAGGTAACGTTTGCATTCGAAGACGGGAATGTAGTTGAAACATTTGCAAACACAGGAGATAATCTTCTGGAGATTGCCAGAGAGGCCAACGTGGCTATCGACGCGCCATGTTCCGGAAATGCTTCCTGTGGAAAATGTCGAGTGCAGCTAAAGAGCGGAGAGCTGGATTCAAAGAAGACCCTTCATATCAGTGAGGAGGAGTATCAGGAGGGATGGCGTCTTGCCTGTGTGAGTACGGTCTGTGCGGATGTGACTGTGCTGGTTCCCGATATTGCCTCGGCTTATAAGAGCAGAATGAAGGTGGCAGATTTAAGCTCTAAAGGGGAAATAGCCATTTTTGAGAATGTGAAGAGTGACATTGAACTGGCAGGTATAGAACTGACGAACAGCTTAGATGTGGTGGATGTAAAAATGAGTCCGCCTAGTCTGGATGATACAATGCCTGACAATGAAAGATTAATGAGAGCTCTGAGAAAATATTTGAATATATCCAGGGTTCGTATACCATATTCTGTTTTGCGTAAGCTACCGAATGTGCTTAGAGACAATGATTTCGCAGTAAAATGTGTGGTGCGTACGACTCCAGATGACATGTTTGTCTATGATATTTTTGGTAAGGATGAGGATGTTTTAATCGGTGGTTTGGCGATTGATATTGGTACCACGACAGTTTCAGCGTTGATTATCAATATGGAAAATGGAGAGATTTTGGCTAAGGCATCTGCTGGAAACGGACAAATTCGCTATGGGGCTGATGTTATCAATCGTATCATCGAGCAGCAGAAGCCAGGCGGCACGAATAGACTCCAGAGGGCAGTTATCGACGATACAATCAATCCGATGATTCAGGAAATGTGCAAAAAGGCAGGTATATCCAGAAACTCCATTTATCGTATGTGTGTAGCAGCTAATAGTACGATGAATCATCTGTTTGCGGGCATTAACGCGGATCCGCTGCGCATGGAACCATACATACCAGCATTTTTCAAGACAAATTCACTGTTTGCTTCAGATGTGGGGATTGCGATTAACCCGGATGCACATATAATCGTAGCGCCTAATATCGGAAGTTATGTGGGCGGAGATATCACTGCCGGTACTTTGGTCAGTATGATTTGGAATAAACCCGAGTTTTCACTTTTTATAGATTTGGGAACGAATGGAGAGCTTGTATTTGGAAACTCTGACTTTATGATGAGTTGTGCCTGTTCAGCAGGCCCGGCATTTGAGGGTGGAGATATTAGCTGTGGAATGCGGGCAACAGATGGAGCAATTGAGGCTTGTACTATCGACAAAGAGACCATGGAGCCCACTTACAAGATTGTAGGAGAACCAGGAACGAAGCCTATTGGTTTGTGTGGTTCAGGGATTATTGATATCATCAGTGAGCTCTATATGTGTGGCATCATAGACCCGAAAGGAAAATTTATACGAGAAGGAAAACGCATTCGCCACGATCAGTATGGAATGGGAAGCTATGTGATTGCCTTTGAAGAAGAGGCAGGTTCCGTGAAGGATGTAGAGATTACGGAAGTAGATATTGACAATTTTATCCGTGCAAAGGGAGCAATTTTCTCAGCAATCCGCACGATGCTTGGTTCCCTGGATTTTGATGTGTCTATGATTGATCATGTGTATGTGGCCGGTGGCATTGGTAGCGGAATCAATATGGAGAATGCTGTTAATATTGGTATGTTTCCGGATGTACCGTTGGATAAATTCCACTATATTGGAAATTCGTCTCTGAGCGGAGCTTATGTTATGTTGTTGTCCACGAAGGCAGAGAAGAAAACTTATGAATTGGCGTCTAATATGACGTACATGGAATTGAGTACAGTGCCGACTTACATGGATGAGTTTGTGGGCTCCTGTTTCATACCGCATACAGACACAGGTTTGTTTCCAAATGTCAAGCAGAGATGAGGACAGGAATGGGTACAGACAACGATAAAAGGAGATTATTCACATGGCTTTTGACTTAAACGATTTGGGATATGAGAAAGACAGCAAGGAGAGGATGCCCTGGGAACATTACACAGAGGCTTATCAAAAGGCGGACCCTGAGGAGATTAGCCGTCGGTTAAATCTTCCTTATGATGAGACGCGAAAGGTGTTGACTGTTTATTTTCTGGGCAGTACTTATGAGATCAGTTGGCCGGATTTTCAGGTGTCGCATCTAGACGACTCTGTTGGATATTATCCGCTGGAGGAAATGATCTACGCAAAGATTTTGGTGATTCGTTATCTGTTGGAAGCAGTGGATTCTACACCTAGTGGCGCTTATAAGACTTACCGGGAGATGCCGTGGGGAGAAGTTTATCTGCGGCAATTCGACGGTAGATGCATCAAACGGCTGGCATTTTCTTATGGGAACCGTTTGGAGCAATTTGAAAAGACCATGGAGCGGATGCAGGCAAGGAAAACAAAATTTGGAGACTGTTCTTACGAGGTTGAGTTGGTAAAAAACTATTTCGTCCAGTTTATTTTGTGGGAAGGGGATGAAGAGTTCCCTCCATCGTCTCAGATTCTGTTTTCTGATAACTTTCCCACTTCTTTTTCCGCAGAAGATATGGCTGTCGTGGGAGATGTGACCATTGGGACAATGAAGGAGATAGGAAAAATTCTCTAGCAGACAGTGGAAAACCGAAGTTTTCTGTTGTGGTGAGTAAGCGTAAATGCAGGCAAAGCCCTGCTTTTACATAGAAGTGCTGTTACGCGCAAGTTAAAGGAGGTAAACTAATTATGGGATTCAAAAGTGACATCGAAATCGCACAGGAGTGCACAATGGAACCGATCACCAAGATTGCTGAGAAGGCTGGGATCGATGACAAATATCTGGAGCAGTACGGAAAGTACAAAGCAAAAATCGACTATAATCTGTTAAAAGAGACCGAAGGCAAAGACGGCAAACTCGTTCTGGTAACCGCTATCAATCCGACTCCAGCCGGAGAAGGAAAGACCACCACGACTGTAGGTCTGGCTGACGGACTTCAGAAATTAGGAAAGAACGTTATGGTTGCTCTGCGTGAGCCGTCCTTAGGACCGGTCTTCGGCGTAAAAGGCGGCGCTGCCGGCGGCGGATACGCTCAGGTTGTTCCAATGGAGGACATCAACCTGCATTTTACCGGTGACTTCCATGCCATCGGAGCTGCAAATAACCTGCTGGCTGCTATGATCGACAACCATATCTATCAGGGCAACGCTTTAAATATTGACCCGAGAAAGATCACCTGGAAAAGATGTGTGGACATGAACGACCGTCAGCTTCGTTTCGTGGTAGACGGCCTGGGCGGAAAGACCAACGGAATGCCACGTGAGGACGGCTATGACATCACCGTTGCCTCCGAGATCATGGCAGTTCTGTGTCTGGCAAGCGATATCAACGACCTGAAAAATAGACTGGCAAGAATCGTTGTAGGATATACTTACGGAAAAGCTTCCGAGCAGAAACCGGTAACCGCAGGCGACTTAAACGCACAGGGAGCAATGTGCGCGCTGTTAAAAGATGCCCTGAAGCCAAACTTGGTACAGACCCTGGAGCATGTACCGGCAATCGTACACGGCGGACCATTCGCAAACATCGCACACGGCTGTAACTCTGTCATCGCAACAAAAATGGCACTGAGACTGGGCGATTACGCGATCACTGAGGCAGGATTCGGCGCAGACTTAGGTGCTGAGAAGTTCCTGGACATCAAGTGCCGTATGGCAGGACTGAAGCCAAGTGCAGTGGTAATCGTGGCAACTGTACGTGCACTGAAATACAACGGAGGAGTACCGAAGGCAGATCTGAACAACGAGAACCTGGAAGCACTGGAGAAAGGACTTCCAAACCTGCTGAAACACGTAAGCAACATTAAAAATGTATACAAACTGCCGTGTGTGGTAGCGATCAACGCATTCCCAACCGATACCAAGGCAGAGTTAGACCTGGTAGAGAGCAAGTGCCGTGAGCTGGGCGTAAACGTAGCGCTGTCTGAGGTATGGGCAAAAGGCGGCGAAGGCGGCGTGAAACTGGCAGAGGAAGTCATCAGACTGGTAGAAGAGCCGAACGACTTCACCTACTCCTATGAGCTGGAAGGAAGCATTGAGGACAAACTGAACCAGATCGTACAGAAGATCTACGGAGGAAAGAGAGTTGTGCTGACTGCAAACGCTCAGAAGCAGGCAAAAGAACTGGAAGCGCTGGGCTATGGAAACTGCCCGATTTGTGTGGCAAAAACACAGTACAGCCTGACAGACGATCAGACGAAACTGGGAGCGCCGACCGACTTTGAGGTGACGGTACGTAACCTGAAGATCTCTGCTGGAGCAGGATTCATCGTAGCCCTGACCGGAGAGATCATGACAATGCCTGGTCTGCCAAAGGTACCGGCTGCTGAGAGAATCGACGTGGACGAGACTGGAAAGATTAGCGGATTGTTCTAAATATGTTGGGATGTTGCGGGCTTGAACCGCAGCATCCCCTTATTCAATATGAAACAAAAGGAGACGAAGACAATGGGATTTTCAACAAGTACCTGTACAGAGTTTGTGGAAGTGCTGGCTTCTAAAGCGCCGGTACCAGGCGGCGGCGGAGCGTCTGCTTTGGTCGCAGCAGTGGGAACTGCTCTTGGAAACATGGTGGGAAGCCTGACTGTGGGCAAGAAAAAATATGCGGATGTAGAGGATGAGATGTGGGAGCTGAAAGCAAAATGCGATCAGCTTCAGAAAGATTTCTTACGTCTGATCGAGAGAGATGCGGAAGTATTTGAACCCCTTTCTAAAGCTTATGGCATGCCAAAGAATACAGAAGAGGAGAAGGCAGAGAAGGCAAGAGTAATGGAGATTGTCCTGAAGGAAGCATGCTCTGTGCCGATGGAAATTATGGAAAAATGCTGCGAGGCGATTGAATTGATTGTAGAATTTGGTGCAAAAGGCTCCACTTTGGCGATCAGTGATGCTGGTGTGGGTGCAGCTTTTTGTAAAGCGGCCTTAAAAGGTGCTAGCCTGAATGTATATATTAATACAAAATCTATGGCAGACAGGGCATATGCAGAAGAGCTAAACAAAAAAGCAGATGCAATGCTTGAAAAATATACAAAGATTGCGGATGAGACTTTTGACAGTGTTCTGTCCAGATTAAAATAAGCGGAGGGATTACATATCATGGCAAAACAGTTATTAGGAAAAGAAGTAACCGCAGCTCTCAATGAGAGAATCAAAGCGGACGTTGCAAAGTTACAGGGAAAAGGGATTAACCCGACTCTGTGTATTATTCGTGTAGGTGAGAATGGCAGTGATATCTCCTACGAAAAAGGAGCTACCAAGCGTTGTGAGACTCTAGGGGTTGCTTGTGAGAAGATTTTACTTCCAGCGGACGTATCACAGGATGAACTGTTGGCTACGATTGATAAAGTAAATAAGGACGACCATATTCACGGCGTATTGCTGTTCCGTCCACTGCCGAAACACTTAAATCAGTCTGTGATCGAGAATGCCCTGGATCCTGCAAAAGATGTTGACTGTATGACAGATGGCTCTATGTCTGGCGTGTTCACTGGAAAGAAAGTAGGTTTTCCGCCTTGCACACCTCAGGCTTGTATGGAAATTCTGGATCACTATGGAATTGACTGCACCGGAAAGAAAGCAGTAGTAATTGGAAGAAGTCTTGTAGTTGGAAAACCTGCGGCAATGATGCTGGTTAAGAAAAATGCAACGGTGACTATCTGTCATACGAAAACGGTGGATATGCCTGCAGTTGCAAAAGAAGCGGATATTCTGATTGTGGCAGCCGGACGTGCAGGAGTTGTGGGTGCGGATTATGCGCGTGCAGGTCAGACTGTTATTGATGTCGGCATTAACGTAAATGCGGAAGGTAAACTCTGCGGAGATGTTGATTTCCCAGCAGTAGAGCCGGTCGTAGATGCGATTACTCCAGTGCCAGGTGGAGTAGGAAGTGTTACGACTTCTGTATTGGTAGGCCATGTTGTGGAAGCTGCCATGAGAAAAGCCGGAGAATAATTTCTTTTTGTATTTTATTGAGAGAGCGGGCATATACTAAGAACAGTCCGCTGACTGTGTTGGAAAAAGAATCAGAGGCTACATACCAGACTAAAAGTTGGTGTGCAGCCTCTTTTTGCGTGAAAAGCCCGGCAAGTGGTGCTGCGTGCCGGGGGCACGCGTCTAGCACGGACCGTAGCAGAGCGGAGACTCTTGTTGTGTTCGCACAAGCAGACGGCTGCCGGACTTGCCTACTTTGTTTTTTCAGCACTTGGATTTCTTTGATAGAGATGGTATACTAGAAATGGAAACTTTACAGAGACAATCAATGAATAAAGGACGGAATAGTTATGCATAAAAGTAAATTTTGGAAAATCATGTTGTTGGTGGGTGTGCTCTGTATGGCGACTCCCACGTGGGCAGGTGTGAAGTCAGTGCAGCAGACGGCTGAGATTTCTGAGGAAAGCGATCTGGAAAAAGACTATGAAGCCTTTGAGGAGACGAAGGACCAGATTCTAATCAGTGCTGCTTTGGACGAGAAGGATGAAGACATTTGTCATATCAGTGCAGCTGTGCCTAATATACCTGGGGATGTAGAGAAGGTGACTTTTCACCTGATTCAGAGAGACCAAATAGATGACAAGGGAAAATGGTATAAGGGAAAGAAAAAGTCACAGGAAATTTTTCAGATTTCTCTCGATGAAACAGAGCTGAAGACAGATGTGGCATATGAAGTGAAAGCCTATGCGAAAAAAGAAGACAAATCCAGCATCTATCTGGGGAAGACTGCGTTTCTGATTAGTGAGGAAGAAGTAGCACTAAAGAGGGAAGATGAAAAAGAGAATGAGAAAGAAGAAAAGTCTGAAGCAAGCGTCTCGGCCAATGGTCAAAGCGCATTCGTAGATGATGCCACGAATAATGAGCTGGGCTACTATACGATTATGGGAAATTCTACGGCAACGGTGGAACAGATGGTGAAAGAATATAATTCTCAGTCTGTCGAATATCCTTCAGAGGCACTAGGAAACGGCGGTGCGTCTACCATAGAGGAATTCTGTGAGATTTTGTACGAAGAGTGTGAAAAAGAAGGGGTGCGGGCAGAGGT
Proteins encoded in this window:
- the acsD gene encoding acetyl-CoA decarbonylase/synthase complex subunit delta, which gives rise to MPFNQKPHKFNAKINTVTIGSGDKTVTLGGESTFPFYTFDAPTENAPKVGVEISDMGMEGMCDGIKAYYEGASTMAEIAKKAVEMEGADFLVLSLEGGDPNGADKSIDELIEVVKEVANAVDAPLVVEGCKNVEKDAELLPKVADVLQGRNVLLLSEKEENYKAIGAAAGLAYDQIVGAESAVDINLAKQLNVVTTQLGVKPEKIVMNVGSATAGYGYEYVVSTMDRIKGAALSQNDAMLQMPIITPVSSETYGVKEAMASEADMPEWGAQDDRAVCMEVITAAADLAAGSDAVILRHPQSVKTIAAMIKALA
- the acsC gene encoding acetyl-CoA decarbonylase/synthase complex subunit gamma, yielding MALNGIQIFKMTPKKNCKECGCPTCMAFSMKVAQGAMDISACPHMSQDALDALSEATAPPMKTIKIGVGDNEYSLGGETVLFRHEKTFVSKTRYAVALCTDMDDAAVEAKLAEIPKVDYERIGERMHVELIYVNCGEGADAAKYTALVEKAAALGRTLVLGCEDPEIAKAALAVCKDSKPVLNGANASNYEAMNAVATEAGVVLGVSGKDLNELYDTVAALEKAGNKNLVLDVTGENAKDTFANAVLVRRAAIQDGDRTFGYPSIVNLVKIARGDKFAQAALASMFTMKYGSVIVMEEMTYAEALALFGLRQNVFTDPQKPMKVEPGIYPINGADENSLVLTTVDFALTYFVVSGELERSGVPCNLTVSDAGGLSVLTSWAAGKFSGGTIAKFIQEEVEPKVKCRKLVIPGKVAVLKGDIEAKLPGWEVIVGPREAVQLVKFLKDMQA
- the acsE gene encoding carbon monoxide dehydrogenase/acetyl-CoA synthase methytransferase subunit, translating into MAKFVVIGERLSATAPAVNKAFTERDPEPILLRAKQQLDAGATYLDVNIGPAENDGEDLMKWAVQLLQSNFDNVPLALDTANAAAIEAGISVYNRDKGKPIVNSADASGRIQYVDLAAANDAIVIALCNGEGIAKDNDERMMYMQTLMERGMEHGMDVENDMWFDPLFLVTKGMQDKQMEILEFIKMISDMGMKSTGGLSNNSNGMPKHIRPIMDAAMIAMAMMQGLTSAIVNPNDLRLMETVKSCDIIKNNNLYADSYLEI
- the acsV gene encoding corrinoid activation/regeneration protein AcsV, producing the protein MYKVTFAFEDGNVVETFANTGDNLLEIAREANVAIDAPCSGNASCGKCRVQLKSGELDSKKTLHISEEEYQEGWRLACVSTVCADVTVLVPDIASAYKSRMKVADLSSKGEIAIFENVKSDIELAGIELTNSLDVVDVKMSPPSLDDTMPDNERLMRALRKYLNISRVRIPYSVLRKLPNVLRDNDFAVKCVVRTTPDDMFVYDIFGKDEDVLIGGLAIDIGTTTVSALIINMENGEILAKASAGNGQIRYGADVINRIIEQQKPGGTNRLQRAVIDDTINPMIQEMCKKAGISRNSIYRMCVAANSTMNHLFAGINADPLRMEPYIPAFFKTNSLFASDVGIAINPDAHIIVAPNIGSYVGGDITAGTLVSMIWNKPEFSLFIDLGTNGELVFGNSDFMMSCACSAGPAFEGGDISCGMRATDGAIEACTIDKETMEPTYKIVGEPGTKPIGLCGSGIIDIISELYMCGIIDPKGKFIREGKRIRHDQYGMGSYVIAFEEEAGSVKDVEITEVDIDNFIRAKGAIFSAIRTMLGSLDFDVSMIDHVYVAGGIGSGINMENAVNIGMFPDVPLDKFHYIGNSSLSGAYVMLLSTKAEKKTYELASNMTYMELSTVPTYMDEFVGSCFIPHTDTGLFPNVKQR
- a CDS encoding DUF3786 domain-containing protein; its protein translation is MAFDLNDLGYEKDSKERMPWEHYTEAYQKADPEEISRRLNLPYDETRKVLTVYFLGSTYEISWPDFQVSHLDDSVGYYPLEEMIYAKILVIRYLLEAVDSTPSGAYKTYREMPWGEVYLRQFDGRCIKRLAFSYGNRLEQFEKTMERMQARKTKFGDCSYEVELVKNYFVQFILWEGDEEFPPSSQILFSDNFPTSFSAEDMAVVGDVTIGTMKEIGKIL
- a CDS encoding formate--tetrahydrofolate ligase; its protein translation is MGFKSDIEIAQECTMEPITKIAEKAGIDDKYLEQYGKYKAKIDYNLLKETEGKDGKLVLVTAINPTPAGEGKTTTTVGLADGLQKLGKNVMVALREPSLGPVFGVKGGAAGGGYAQVVPMEDINLHFTGDFHAIGAANNLLAAMIDNHIYQGNALNIDPRKITWKRCVDMNDRQLRFVVDGLGGKTNGMPREDGYDITVASEIMAVLCLASDINDLKNRLARIVVGYTYGKASEQKPVTAGDLNAQGAMCALLKDALKPNLVQTLEHVPAIVHGGPFANIAHGCNSVIATKMALRLGDYAITEAGFGADLGAEKFLDIKCRMAGLKPSAVVIVATVRALKYNGGVPKADLNNENLEALEKGLPNLLKHVSNIKNVYKLPCVVAINAFPTDTKAELDLVESKCRELGVNVALSEVWAKGGEGGVKLAEEVIRLVEEPNDFTYSYELEGSIEDKLNQIVQKIYGGKRVVLTANAQKQAKELEALGYGNCPICVAKTQYSLTDDQTKLGAPTDFEVTVRNLKISAGAGFIVALTGEIMTMPGLPKVPAAERIDVDETGKISGLF
- a CDS encoding cyclodeaminase/cyclohydrolase family protein codes for the protein MGFSTSTCTEFVEVLASKAPVPGGGGASALVAAVGTALGNMVGSLTVGKKKYADVEDEMWELKAKCDQLQKDFLRLIERDAEVFEPLSKAYGMPKNTEEEKAEKARVMEIVLKEACSVPMEIMEKCCEAIELIVEFGAKGSTLAISDAGVGAAFCKAALKGASLNVYINTKSMADRAYAEELNKKADAMLEKYTKIADETFDSVLSRLK
- a CDS encoding bifunctional 5,10-methylenetetrahydrofolate dehydrogenase/5,10-methenyltetrahydrofolate cyclohydrolase; translation: MAKQLLGKEVTAALNERIKADVAKLQGKGINPTLCIIRVGENGSDISYEKGATKRCETLGVACEKILLPADVSQDELLATIDKVNKDDHIHGVLLFRPLPKHLNQSVIENALDPAKDVDCMTDGSMSGVFTGKKVGFPPCTPQACMEILDHYGIDCTGKKAVVIGRSLVVGKPAAMMLVKKNATVTICHTKTVDMPAVAKEADILIVAAGRAGVVGADYARAGQTVIDVGINVNAEGKLCGDVDFPAVEPVVDAITPVPGGVGSVTTSVLVGHVVEAAMRKAGE
- a CDS encoding glucosaminidase domain-containing protein; its protein translation is MHKSKFWKIMLLVGVLCMATPTWAGVKSVQQTAEISEESDLEKDYEAFEETKDQILISAALDEKDEDICHISAAVPNIPGDVEKVTFHLIQRDQIDDKGKWYKGKKKSQEIFQISLDETELKTDVAYEVKAYAKKEDKSSIYLGKTAFLISEEEVALKREDEKENEKEEKSEASVSANGQSAFVDDATNNELGYYTIMGNSTATVEQMVKEYNSQSVEYPSEALGNGGASTIEEFCEILYEECEKEGVRAEVAFAQSMLETGWLQFRGDSQVEQFNFAGLGTTGGGVKGIYFPDVQTGLRAQVQHLKAYASSDKLNEECVDERFDLVTRETAPYVEWLGIQENPYGGGWAAGADYGAKLLRIISDLKAIK